A genome region from Carya illinoinensis cultivar Pawnee chromosome 2, C.illinoinensisPawnee_v1, whole genome shotgun sequence includes the following:
- the LOC122299652 gene encoding protein WHAT'S THIS FACTOR 1 homolog, chloroplastic has product MKPELMVSSPSTSSPLFISYKYPFLQKPKVSVKSHFSLSTMKAEKSRFWGESLVLQQTNVISDNLRKIHAPFGPVRAAVKRRKELPFDNVIQRDKKLKLVLKIRKILVSQPDRIMSLRELGKYRRDLGLDKKRRFIALLKNFPAVFEIMEEGAYLLKFKLTPEAERLYMEEMRIRNEMEDLLVVKLRKLLMMSLEKRIFLEKIAHLRTDFGLPLEFRDTICHRYPQYFKVVPTARGPALELTHWDPDLAVSAAELSAEENRLRELEEKDLIIDRPLKFNRVRLPKGLNLSKGEMRRIGQFREIPYISPYSDFSALRSGTREKEKHACGVIHEILSLTLEKRTLVDHLTHFREEFRFSQQLRGVLIRHPDMFYVSLKGDRDSVFLREAYRDSQLIDKDRLLLIKEKLRSLVAVPRFRGSRKTGADMEEGIDKPRYGSDEEGEELSDIDNLMSDAGFDDEDNDGDYDDWSDEDDDTPPNFDEDVGSMRTGENNKIKQVGDSAKTDEKELSLEFPDGRPRERW; this is encoded by the coding sequence ATGAAACCTGAACTCATGGTCTCTTCTCCATCGACTTCTTCACCTTTGTTTATCTCATACAAGTATCCTTTTCTTCAAAAGCCGAAAGTATCTGTGAAATCCCATTTTTCCTTATCAACCATGAAGGCCGAGAAGTCACGGTTTTGGGGCGAAAGTTTGGTTTTGCAACAGACCAACGTTATTTCTGATAACCTGAGAAAAATCCATGCTCCATTTGGACCTGTAAGAGCTGCTgtgaaaagaaggaaagagcTTCCCTTTGACAACGTGATCCAAAGGGACAAAAAACTGAAGTTGGTGTTGAAGATAAGGAAGATTCTAGTGAGTCAACCTGATAGAATTATGTCTCTTAGAGAGCTAGGGAAGTATAGAAGAGATTTGGGTCTTGACAAGAAGCGGCGATTTATAGCTTTGTTGAAGAATTTCCCAGCGGTGTTCGAAATTATGGAAGAAGGGGcgtatttattaaaattcaaattaacgCCAGAAGCGGAAAGACTTTATATGGAGGAGATGAGGATTAGGAATGAGATGGAAGATTTGTTGGTTGTCAAGTTGAGGAAACTGTTGATGATGTCGTTGGAGAAGCGAATTTTTTTGGAGAAGATTGCCCATTTGAGGACTGATTTTGGTCTTCCGCTTGAGTTTCGTGACACAATTTGTCATAGATATCCACAATATTTTAAAGTTGTTCCGACCGCAAGGGGTCCTGCATTAGAATTAACTCATTGGGATCCTGACCTTGCAGTTTCAGCAGCTGAGTTATCTGCGGAAGAAAATAGATTAAGAGAGCTAGAAGAGAAGGATTTGATTATTGATAGGCCTCTCAAGTTCAATAGAGTAAGGCTACCCAAGGGCCTTAATCTTTCCAAGGGTGAGATGAGGAGGATAGGCCAGTTTAGAGAAATTCCTTACATCTCGCCTTACTCTGATTTCTCGGCACTCAGGTCGGGTACACGTGAGAAAGAGAAACATGCATGTGGAGTTATTCATGAGATTTTGAGCCTCACGCTTGAGAAGAGAACTCTTGTCGATCACCTCACTCATTTCAGAGAGGAGTTTAGGTTTTCTCAGCAGCTGAGAGGGGTGCTGATAAGGCACCCGGATATGTTTTATGTTTCCTTGAAAGGGGATAGAGATTCTGTTTTCCTCAGGGAAGCGTATCGGGATTCACAACTGATAGATAAGGATCGTTTGCTGCTCATTAAAGAGAAACTCCGTTCTCTTGTTGCTGTTCCTCGATTTAGGGGTTCTCGGAAAACAGGTGCAGATATGGAAGAAGGAATTGATAAGCCAAGATATGGAAGTGATGAAGAGGGAGAAGAGTTGTCTGATATTGATAATTTAATGAGTGATGCTGGGTTTGATGACGAAGACAATGATGGAGATTATGACGATTGgagtgatgaagatgatgacaCGCCTCCGAACTTTGATGAAGATGTTGGATCTATGAGGACTGGAGAGAACAATAAGATTAAACAAGTGGGCGACTCAGCAAAAACTGATGAGAAGGAGCTTTCTCTAGAGTTCCCTGATGGTCGGCCTAGAGAACGCTGGTAA